The segment GTGGTCAAGCGCGGTGACCGTAGAGCCAGTCGTGGGAGCCCGGCGAGGCCGCGGCCAGGGCCCGGTCCCGGTCGCGCTGCTCGGGGCCGTCCGGCAGCAGGTGTACGCGCGACCCGGCCCGCGACAGCTCGAAAACGCGCTGCACCCGGTCCCGGCGCGCCGCGTGGTACCGGGCGAACGCGTCCGGCCCGCCGAGGCATCCGGCCAGGGTGACCGCGTCCTCGATGGCCTGGGCGGCGCCCTGGGCGATGAACGGCAGCATCGGGTGCGCGGCGTCGCCGGCCAGCACGACCCGGCCCTGATGCCAGGCCGGCAACGGCGCACGGTCGTACAGTGTCCGGCGGTCGAAACCGGCGGCCAGGCTGATCAGGCCGCGCACCGCGGGGTTCCATCCGGTGAACGAGGACCGCGGGTCGTCACCGGGCGTGACCACGACCAGGTTGAGCCGGTCCGCACCGATCGGGTACGCCACGCAGTTGCGCCCGGGCCCGAGCCACACCACGACCCGATCCGGTGCGGTGAACGCGCTCGCCTGCGCGAGGGGCAGCACCGCCCGGTGGGCGACGAAACCACTGTCCCGCGGCGGCTGCGCCCGGAACAGGGCGCGTGTCGCCGAGTGCAGGCCGTCCGCGCCGATCACCGCGTCGAACCGCTCGGTTGCGCCGCCCGCGAGCTCGATGGTGCCGTCCTCGTGGACGGCCGTGCAGCGGTGATCGAGCCGTACCGGCGCCTGTCGCAGCGCGGCGACCAGCGCGCCGCGCCGCATCGTGAAATAGGGAACCGGATAGCGGTCGAGGCCGGTGCGGGTGAGCACCGTGTCGTCCTGCCAGCGCCGCAACTCGCGCTGACCGACTTGGATCGCGTCGTCCAGCCGCACCCCGAGGTCCAGCAGTTCGGCCGCCGCGTTCGGGGAGAGCTGGATCCCGGCCCCCTCGTCCGGGATCCGGTCGCCGCGTTCGAAGACCACGCAGCCGACGTTGCGGCGGGCGAGCGCGAGCGCCGCGGTCAGGCCGGCGATCCCCGCGCCGACGATGGCGATCATCGGCTTCCTCTCAGTAGTAGCGCAGGGCCCGGTTCCAGTCCTCGCCGTCGGTGAACAGGCCGCGAGGCTTCATCACCTCCGGCGCCGCGGTCAGCACGTGCTCCGGCACCAGCGCGCCCGGCGGCAGGGCCTCGGCACGGACTTCGATCGGGTACGCCGTACCGATCGCCGCGTCCAGATCGCGCACCGCCTGCTCGGCGTGCCCGGCGTCCACCTCGATCTGGACGTGCAGCCCGCCGGCACTGTGCCGGGCCCGCCAGAACAGCACGCCGTACTCGGCGGGCAGTCCGAAAACGATCTCCTCGAGGCCGAGCTGGGTCAGACCCGCACCGGCGGCGAACCGGCCCAGCACCCGCACGACCGGTAATGCCCATCCACACCGGCAGTCCTCGTTGGTCACCTCGACCCGGTCGCCGATGTGGTAGCGCACCAGCGGCATCGCCTCCCGGAACAGCGGCGTCACGACCAGCTCCCCCGATCCCTCGGCGCTGATCCGCCCGGTCTGCGGGTCGTACACCTCGAAGATCGCCCGGTCGGCCCACAGGTGCAGGCTGCCGTGCGGACACTCGCCGGCCAGCCCGCCGGTCTCGCTGGCGCCGTATTCCTGCACCACCGGGACCTGCCACAGGTGCGCGATCCGGTCCCGGCGGGCCGGGCTCAGCGGCTCACCGGCCACCAGCAGCGCGCGCAACGCCGGGAAGTCACGGCCCGGCTGCAGCCCGGCGTGCCGCGCCGCAGCCGCCCACACCAGGGCGTCCGTCGGCAGCGACCAGGTCAGCGTGACGTCCAGGTCGTGCAGGAGACGGACCACTTTGGCGTACGGGGTGGCCAGCGACCGATTGTCCGCCGGCACCACCGTCGCCCCGCACGCCCGCGCCGCCGCATGGGCCACGTGACCGGTAAGCATCAGCGCGTACGGTGTCCGCACCAGAAACGTGTCGCCCGGCCCGATCCCGACGTGCATCCGCGCGTACCGGTCGACCAGATCCACCCAGTCACCCTCGGTGTAGTACGACGCCGTCGGCGTCCCGGTAGTGCCGCTGGACTCGTGATAGGTCGCGAGCCGCGACCGGTCCACCGCCAGCATCCCGAACGGATACGCGTCCCGCAGATCCGCCTTGCTCGTCAGCGGGCACTCGGCGAGCGTCTCACCGAGCCGCCCGCGGTAGAACGGCGACGCGGACGCCGCCGCCAGCGTCTGCGGCAGCACCGACTCCTGCAGTTTCGCCAGGCCGGCGAAGTCCGCCCAGTCCCCGATCCGGGGCAGCCGCGCGTTCACAGCTCGTGACACAGTTCGTCGATCGGGTAGCCGACGTGGCGTTCCCGTCCGGGCAGGTATCCGAGCACCTCGTCGCCGGGTCTGAGCTCGGTCGAGTTGTGCACCACGCCGCCGGGGCCGAGCACCCGGACGTGCCAGTCGTCCTGCACGATCAGGTTGAGCTGCTCGCCGGTGGGCGCGACCGCGTCGATCGCCAGCAGCGGCCGGGTCTCGATCTTGACCCGGCCGACCGTGACCGGCCGGGTCCGCCCGTCGGCGCGGACCGCGAGGACCGTGGCGCCCGCCTGCAGCTCGCACAGATAGCGGGTCCGCTCGGTGTCGGTCAGCGTGTACGACATGATCGCCCCGGCGTTGACCCGGAACGGCCGCATCGGCATGTACGGCAACGGGTGGGTCTCGCTCACGCAGAGCAGCAGTCCCCGTGACCGCGACCCGACCAGGATCCCCTCGTCCTGCCCGAGATAGGAGCAGGTGTCCACGCAGGCCCGCTCCCCCGAGCCGCTGTGCCGCACCCCGGTGACGGTCAGCGTGACCAGCTCCAGGTCGGGCGAGCGGCGCCGGACCACCTCGATCAGCTTGGTGGCGTCGCCCGGCCCGCCCGGCCGCAGCAGCACCCCGTCCGGACCACGCTCCAGCACGTTCAGGTGGACCGACGCCTCCTCGATGCTGTCCACCTCGGTGATGATGCGCCCGGTCGCG is part of the Actinoplanes sp. NBC_00393 genome and harbors:
- a CDS encoding FAD-dependent oxidoreductase — encoded protein: MIAIVGAGIAGLTAALALARRNVGCVVFERGDRIPDEGAGIQLSPNAAAELLDLGVRLDDAIQVGQRELRRWQDDTVLTRTGLDRYPVPYFTMRRGALVAALRQAPVRLDHRCTAVHEDGTIELAGGATERFDAVIGADGLHSATRALFRAQPPRDSGFVAHRAVLPLAQASAFTAPDRVVVWLGPGRNCVAYPIGADRLNLVVVTPGDDPRSSFTGWNPAVRGLISLAAGFDRRTLYDRAPLPAWHQGRVVLAGDAAHPMLPFIAQGAAQAIEDAVTLAGCLGGPDAFARYHAARRDRVQRVFELSRAGSRVHLLPDGPEQRDRDRALAAASPGSHDWLYGHRA
- a CDS encoding phenylacetate--CoA ligase family protein, whose product is MSRAVNARLPRIGDWADFAGLAKLQESVLPQTLAAASASPFYRGRLGETLAECPLTSKADLRDAYPFGMLAVDRSRLATYHESSGTTGTPTASYYTEGDWVDLVDRYARMHVGIGPGDTFLVRTPYALMLTGHVAHAAARACGATVVPADNRSLATPYAKVVRLLHDLDVTLTWSLPTDALVWAAAARHAGLQPGRDFPALRALLVAGEPLSPARRDRIAHLWQVPVVQEYGASETGGLAGECPHGSLHLWADRAIFEVYDPQTGRISAEGSGELVVTPLFREAMPLVRYHIGDRVEVTNEDCRCGWALPVVRVLGRFAAGAGLTQLGLEEIVFGLPAEYGVLFWRARHSAGGLHVQIEVDAGHAEQAVRDLDAAIGTAYPIEVRAEALPPGALVPEHVLTAAPEVMKPRGLFTDGEDWNRALRYY
- a CDS encoding 3-dehydroquinate synthase II family protein translates to MRRRECWLDLRAADQWRREVAEEAVHQGFEAIVADDPADLAGLPLSVTRVLVVRDEMPAELGDCGVVLVDPVRHGEPARFAGQYLGVRFGSRVDVVDAASLDLACERVRRDELTVLRFHDPTHIPLEIVLAAADGATGRIITEVDSIEEASVHLNVLERGPDGVLLRPGGPGDATKLIEVVRRRSPDLELVTLTVTGVRHSGSGERACVDTCSYLGQDEGILVGSRSRGLLLCVSETHPLPYMPMRPFRVNAGAIMSYTLTDTERTRYLCELQAGATVLAVRADGRTRPVTVGRVKIETRPLLAIDAVAPTGEQLNLIVQDDWHVRVLGPGGVVHNSTELRPGDEVLGYLPGRERHVGYPIDELCHEL